A single region of the Ketogulonicigenium vulgare WSH-001 genome encodes:
- the pcaH gene encoding protocatechuate 3,4-dioxygenase subunit beta translates to MTTTDQGPLYFRDRDWHPAAYTPGYKTSMTRAPFRPLVSLGSTLSEETGPAFGQAMIGELDNNLIMNFTGQPAIGERIILHGRVLDENGRGVPGVLVEIWQANAGGRYRHKKDGYLAPLDPNFGGCGRTLTDASGGYEFLTVRPGAYPWPNRVNDWRPMHIHLSVFGSGFGQRLITQNYFEGDPLIARCPIVQTIGQQKAIDVLVAPLDMNRAIPMDCLAYKFDIVLRGRRQSYFENRKEGL, encoded by the coding sequence ATGACCACCACCGATCAGGGCCCGCTTTATTTTCGCGATCGCGATTGGCATCCGGCGGCCTATACGCCGGGGTATAAAACCTCGATGACGCGGGCGCCGTTCCGGCCGCTGGTGTCGCTTGGCTCGACGCTGAGCGAAGAGACGGGGCCCGCGTTCGGGCAGGCGATGATCGGCGAGTTGGATAACAACCTGATTATGAATTTCACCGGCCAGCCTGCGATTGGCGAGCGGATCATCCTGCATGGCCGTGTGCTGGACGAGAACGGGCGCGGCGTGCCCGGTGTGCTGGTCGAGATCTGGCAAGCCAATGCGGGCGGGCGCTATCGGCACAAGAAAGACGGCTATCTGGCACCGCTTGATCCGAATTTCGGCGGCTGCGGGCGTACATTGACGGATGCGAGCGGCGGTTATGAATTTTTGACCGTCCGCCCCGGGGCCTATCCTTGGCCGAACCGCGTGAACGACTGGCGCCCGATGCATATCCACCTGTCGGTGTTCGGATCGGGCTTTGGTCAGCGGCTGATCACGCAGAATTATTTCGAGGGCGATCCCCTGATTGCGCGCTGCCCCATTGTGCAGACGATTGGCCAGCAAAAGGCGATCGATGTGCTGGTTGCGCCGCTGGATATGAACCGCGCCATTCCGATGGATTGCCTCGC
- the pcaC gene encoding 4-carboxymuconolactone decarboxylase has product MTDRFAAGIATRRKILGDAHVDRATQHATPFDQPFQVMITETAWGNLWSRGTIPARERSMMTIALLAGLGNYEELSLHLRATVNTGASPADVVEALLHVAVYAGVPRANHAFKIAKEVFTELGIDTSQIPSAK; this is encoded by the coding sequence ATGACGGATCGTTTCGCGGCAGGTATTGCGACGCGCCGCAAGATTTTGGGCGATGCGCATGTGGATCGCGCCACCCAGCATGCGACGCCATTCGATCAGCCGTTCCAGGTGATGATCACGGAAACCGCCTGGGGCAATCTGTGGTCGCGCGGCACCATCCCCGCGCGCGAGCGGTCGATGATGACCATCGCGCTGCTGGCGGGGCTTGGCAATTACGAGGAGTTGTCGCTGCACTTGCGCGCGACGGTGAACACGGGCGCATCCCCCGCCGATGTGGTCGAGGCGCTGCTGCATGTCGCGGTTTACGCCGGTGTGCCGCGCGCGAACCATGCGTTCAAGATCGCCAAAGAGGTGTTCACCGAATTGGGCATCGACACATCGCAAATTCCGAGCGCTAAATAG
- the pcaD gene encoding 3-oxoadipate enol-lactonase translates to MQVLARPWGAMHYRIDGPADGPVVVFANSLGTDLRLWDGVVARLPGFRCVRFDLPGHGLSDLAAEVSISALAEDVAALIATVASAPVVLVGLSIGGMIAQELAVKRPAMLAGIVLSNTATKMGSADAWAARIAAVEAGGLASIADQVMERWFAPAFRARATLPLWRNMLLSTRADGYIVACRALAAADLTGQAAEIDLPAVVIAGEKDGASPPDLVAASAARIAGARLHNMAGVGHLPPAEDAAGMVAIIAPFLKDVLK, encoded by the coding sequence ATGCAGGTTCTGGCGCGGCCTTGGGGGGCCATGCATTACCGCATCGACGGGCCAGCGGATGGGCCAGTGGTGGTTTTCGCCAATTCGCTGGGCACGGATCTGCGGCTTTGGGACGGCGTGGTGGCACGCCTGCCCGGCTTTCGCTGTGTGCGGTTCGATCTGCCGGGGCATGGGCTGTCGGATCTGGCGGCTGAGGTCTCGATCAGCGCGCTGGCCGAGGATGTCGCGGCGCTGATTGCGACCGTCGCATCCGCGCCGGTGGTGTTGGTCGGCCTGTCGATCGGCGGCATGATCGCGCAGGAATTGGCGGTCAAGCGGCCCGCGATGCTGGCGGGCATTGTGCTGTCGAATACAGCGACAAAAATGGGCAGTGCCGATGCTTGGGCGGCCCGTATCGCGGCGGTCGAGGCGGGCGGCCTTGCCAGTATCGCCGATCAGGTGATGGAGCGCTGGTTCGCGCCGGCGTTTCGCGCGCGCGCGACGCTGCCCCTGTGGCGCAATATGCTGCTGTCGACGCGCGCGGATGGCTATATCGTCGCCTGCCGCGCGCTGGCCGCTGCCGATCTGACCGGACAGGCCGCCGAGATCGACCTGCCAGCCGTGGTCATCGCGGGGGAAAAGGATGGCGCGTCGCCGCCCGATCTGGTTGCGGCGAGTGCCGCGCGGATTGCGGGGGCGCGCCTGCATAATATGGCCGGTGTCGGTCATTTGCCCCCGGCCGAGGATGCTGCGGGTATGGTCGCGATCATTGCGCCGTTTTTGAAGGACGTATTGAAATGA
- the pcaF gene encoding 3-oxoadipyl-CoA thiolase, with protein MRDVYICDYIRTPIGRFGGALAMVRPDDLGAVPLRALMARNPGVDWAAVDDVIFGCANQAGEDNRNVARMSLLLAGLPVEVTGTTINRLCGSGMDAVIAASRAIAAGEADLMIAGGVESMSRAPFVMPKAETAFSRAAEIHDTTIGWRFVNPAMEKAYGVDSMPQTGQNVADDFGISRADQDAMALRSQANAARAQGDGRLAREITAVVIPQRKGDPKVVSQDEHPRATSPEALAGLRPIFAGGSVTAGNASGVNDGAAALILASAEAAAKHGLTPIARVMGGAVAGVLPRIMGFGPAPAAKKLMARLGLSADDFGVIELNEAFAAQGLATLRDLGIADDDPRVNPNGGAIALGHPLGMSGARITGTAALELQGGAARYALSMMCIGVGQGIAIALERV; from the coding sequence ATGCGTGACGTTTATATTTGCGACTACATCCGTACGCCGATCGGGCGTTTTGGCGGTGCGCTGGCGATGGTGCGGCCCGATGACTTGGGCGCGGTGCCGCTGCGGGCGCTGATGGCGCGCAACCCCGGTGTCGATTGGGCGGCGGTCGATGATGTGATCTTTGGCTGTGCCAATCAGGCGGGCGAGGATAACCGCAATGTGGCGCGGATGTCGCTGCTGCTGGCGGGGTTGCCGGTTGAGGTCACGGGGACGACGATCAATCGCCTGTGCGGATCGGGCATGGATGCGGTCATTGCCGCGTCGCGCGCCATTGCGGCGGGCGAGGCCGATCTGATGATCGCGGGCGGCGTGGAGAGCATGTCGCGCGCGCCTTTCGTGATGCCAAAGGCCGAAACCGCCTTTTCGCGCGCCGCTGAAATCCATGACACCACCATTGGCTGGCGGTTTGTGAACCCGGCGATGGAAAAGGCGTATGGCGTCGATAGCATGCCGCAGACCGGCCAGAATGTGGCGGATGATTTCGGTATTTCCCGCGCCGATCAAGATGCAATGGCGCTGCGCTCGCAGGCAAATGCGGCGCGGGCGCAAGGCGATGGGCGGCTGGCGCGCGAGATCACCGCAGTGGTGATCCCGCAGCGCAAGGGCGACCCGAAGGTGGTAAGCCAAGACGAGCATCCGCGCGCGACATCGCCCGAGGCTTTGGCGGGGCTGCGACCGATATTTGCGGGCGGCTCGGTGACGGCGGGCAATGCTTCGGGCGTCAATGACGGGGCGGCGGCGCTGATTTTGGCGAGTGCCGAGGCGGCGGCAAAACATGGCCTCACCCCGATTGCGCGAGTGATGGGGGGCGCGGTGGCGGGCGTTCTGCCGCGCATCATGGGGTTCGGCCCCGCGCCTGCGGCGAAAAAGCTGATGGCGCGGCTGGGTTTGAGCGCCGATGATTTCGGGGTGATCGAGTTGAACGAGGCTTTTGCAGCGCAGGGCCTGGCCACTTTGCGCGATCTGGGGATTGCGGATGATGATCCGCGCGTGAACCCCAATGGCGGCGCGATTGCGCTGGGGCACCCGCTCGGCATGTCGGGCGCGCGGATCACCGGTACGGCGGCGCTGGAACTGCAAGGCGGAGCTGCGCGTTATGCCCTATCCATGATGTGCATCGGGGTCGGGCAGGGGATCGCCATCGCGCTTGAGCGCGTTTGA
- a CDS encoding 3-oxoacid CoA-transferase subunit B encodes MKLSNNQIAWRAAQDIEDGSYVNLGIGFPEKVAQFQPAGRQAIFHTENGILNFGESPAAGAEDWDLINAGKRAVTLNPGAAFFHHADSFAMVRGGHLDVAILGAYEVAENGDLANWSTGPKGVPAVGGAMDLVHGAKRVAVITDHVTKDGRPKLLERCALPLTGVGCVTRVYTSLAVIDIEGGRFVLREKLAGMSFDELQAVTGATLHVVGEVADLIVPEV; translated from the coding sequence ATGAAGCTGTCGAACAACCAGATCGCGTGGCGCGCGGCGCAGGATATCGAAGACGGGTCTTATGTGAACCTTGGCATCGGATTCCCCGAAAAGGTGGCGCAGTTCCAGCCTGCGGGCCGTCAGGCGATTTTCCATACCGAGAATGGCATCCTGAATTTTGGCGAAAGCCCGGCAGCGGGGGCCGAGGATTGGGATCTGATCAATGCGGGCAAGCGTGCGGTGACGCTGAACCCGGGTGCTGCGTTTTTCCATCATGCCGATAGTTTCGCGATGGTGCGCGGCGGGCATTTGGATGTGGCGATTCTGGGGGCTTATGAGGTCGCGGAAAATGGCGATCTGGCGAATTGGTCGACCGGGCCAAAGGGTGTGCCAGCGGTCGGCGGCGCGATGGATCTGGTACATGGCGCCAAACGCGTCGCGGTGATCACCGATCACGTGACCAAGGACGGGCGGCCGAAACTGCTGGAACGCTGCGCGCTGCCGCTGACCGGGGTAGGGTGCGTGACGCGGGTTTATACCTCGCTTGCGGTGATTGATATCGAGGGCGGGCGGTTCGTGCTGCGCGAGAAGCTGGCGGGGATGTCGTTTGATGAATTGCAGGCGGTGACCGGCGCGACTTTGCATGTCGTGGGCGAAGTTGCCGATCTGATTGTGCCAGAGGTTTGA
- a CDS encoding 3-oxoacid CoA-transferase subunit A, with the protein MDKQVSDLAAAVAGIESGAVVMIGGFGGAGAPIELIHALIDRFHATGAPVDLTVVNNNAGNGHVGLAALIEAGMVKKLICSFPRSADPVVFTTKYLAGEIELELVPQGTLAERIRAGGAGIPAFYTPTSFGTDLAAGKPTAEFEGRAYVQERWLRADYALIKAEVADVQGNLTYRATSRNFGPIMCTAARVAIVQARAVVPAGQIDPEAVVTPGIFVQRVVQVANPAQEEDLNRANAAYPLEA; encoded by the coding sequence ATGGATAAGCAGGTTTCGGATCTGGCCGCTGCGGTGGCAGGGATCGAAAGCGGTGCGGTGGTGATGATTGGCGGCTTTGGCGGCGCGGGGGCGCCGATCGAGCTGATCCATGCGCTGATTGACCGTTTTCACGCCACCGGCGCGCCAGTGGATTTGACGGTGGTGAATAACAATGCCGGTAACGGCCATGTCGGCCTTGCCGCCTTGATCGAGGCGGGCATGGTCAAAAAGCTGATCTGCTCGTTCCCGCGATCCGCCGATCCTGTGGTGTTCACGACGAAATATCTGGCCGGAGAGATTGAGCTGGAGCTGGTGCCGCAGGGCACTTTGGCCGAGCGTATCCGCGCGGGCGGCGCGGGAATTCCGGCGTTTTACACGCCGACCAGCTTTGGCACCGACCTTGCCGCAGGCAAGCCGACGGCGGAGTTCGAGGGGCGCGCATATGTGCAGGAACGCTGGCTGCGCGCGGATTACGCGCTGATCAAGGCCGAGGTCGCGGATGTGCAGGGCAACCTGACCTATCGCGCCACGTCGCGCAATTTCGGGCCGATCATGTGCACGGCGGCGCGGGTTGCCATTGTGCAGGCGCGCGCCGTGGTGCCCGCAGGCCAGATCGACCCCGAGGCCGTCGTCACGCCCGGCATTTTCGTGCAGCGCGTGGTGCAGGTCGCGAACCCTGCGCAGGAAGAAGACTTGAACCGGGCGAATGCCGCCTATCCGCTGGAGGCCTGA